A single window of Methanothermobacter marburgensis str. Marburg DNA harbors:
- a CDS encoding TIGR00304 family membrane protein encodes MRGEILITAGVILIITGILLTFIGGALSASQTRDKGEVKAAGVVMIGPVPIIFGSDRNMAITGVVLALILMVVAYILFYR; translated from the coding sequence ATGAGGGGAGAGATTCTCATAACCGCCGGAGTAATCCTTATAATCACAGGCATACTCTTAACATTCATTGGAGGAGCCCTCAGCGCCTCCCAGACAAGGGATAAGGGGGAGGTTAAGGCCGCGGGAGTTGTAATGATAGGGCCCGTGCCCATAATCTTTGGCAGCGACAGAAACATGGCCATCACAGGGGTTGTGCTTGCCCTGATCCTCATGGTGGTTGCATACATACTGTTCTACAGATAG
- a CDS encoding DUF166 domain-containing protein produces MRIIMVACGEYGARVVNTVASHGLAPDIVAVFDYDDYSGEFLDDPSSLLPPEIPDADLTVAAGLFGDLNLVAAEIAVESGSKAIIVESHAPGQLPEGLKSEISGMVESAVFPSPFCSLDTTGNPFIDSFASGFGKPEVEMDVKESVLAVRVKRSAPCGSTFYVAERIRGVPLHEVDVAAGEGFHNYPCLASMEADPALGDTHLHVAGYLTREAFKRAAGVPGVHARVNPQECLGEDCGFLCMDVCPLVRLSMNTIRRSVTAEVDPFSCGACERCARECPHGAIEMINPRP; encoded by the coding sequence ATGAGGATCATAATGGTGGCCTGTGGAGAATACGGCGCCAGGGTGGTGAATACCGTCGCCTCCCATGGGCTGGCACCGGACATAGTGGCTGTATTTGATTATGATGACTATTCTGGTGAATTTCTGGATGATCCCTCATCACTTCTTCCCCCAGAAATCCCTGATGCAGATCTCACAGTTGCTGCGGGGCTCTTCGGTGACCTTAACCTTGTAGCAGCTGAAATAGCCGTTGAATCGGGATCGAAGGCCATCATAGTGGAATCCCATGCGCCAGGTCAGCTTCCTGAAGGCCTTAAATCTGAAATTTCCGGGATGGTTGAATCAGCCGTCTTCCCATCACCCTTCTGTTCACTTGATACTACAGGAAATCCCTTCATTGACTCATTTGCATCAGGATTCGGGAAGCCTGAGGTGGAGATGGATGTGAAGGAGAGTGTCCTTGCGGTCAGGGTTAAAAGAAGCGCCCCCTGTGGTTCCACCTTCTACGTTGCAGAGAGGATAAGGGGTGTTCCCCTCCATGAGGTGGATGTGGCTGCAGGTGAAGGATTCCACAACTACCCCTGCCTGGCATCCATGGAAGCTGACCCTGCACTGGGGGATACACACCTCCACGTTGCAGGTTACCTCACAAGGGAGGCCTTCAAGAGGGCTGCCGGTGTGCCCGGGGTTCATGCCCGCGTGAACCCCCAGGAATGCCTGGGAGAGGACTGTGGCTTCCTCTGCATGGATGTCTGCCCCCTTGTCAGGTTATCCATGAATACCATAAGGAGGAGTGTGACTGCAGAGGTGGATCCCTTCTCCTGCGGTGCCTGTGAGAGGTGCGCCAGGGAATGTCCCCACGGAGCCATAGAAATGATAAACCCGCGGCCATGA
- the cobM gene encoding precorrin-4 C(11)-methyltransferase, protein MTGEVVFIGAGPGDPELITLKAIRVLERSDVVIYAGSLVNRKILEYAPGAEVHNSAHMDLEEITEIMVNACRAGKTVARVHTGDPSIYGAIKEQMRVLDEKGIPYSVIPGVSSVFAAAAALGTELTLPEISQTVIITRPAGRTPVPPSESLEELARHGSTMCIFLGVHMIGDVAERLMKHYPPDTPVAVVKRASWPDEEIVRGTLADISMKVHEAGIKKTAMIIVGRVLDPGEFRASKLYDAGFNHEYRP, encoded by the coding sequence ATTACAGGTGAGGTTGTATTCATAGGTGCAGGTCCAGGGGACCCTGAACTCATAACACTGAAAGCCATACGGGTTCTTGAAAGGTCCGATGTTGTGATATACGCCGGTTCACTTGTAAACAGAAAGATCCTGGAATACGCGCCAGGTGCAGAGGTCCACAACAGCGCCCATATGGACCTCGAGGAGATAACAGAAATCATGGTGAATGCCTGCAGGGCCGGTAAAACCGTGGCGAGGGTTCACACAGGAGACCCCTCTATTTATGGGGCCATCAAGGAGCAGATGAGGGTTCTTGATGAGAAGGGAATTCCATACAGTGTTATACCCGGCGTCAGTTCCGTTTTTGCAGCCGCAGCCGCCCTGGGGACCGAACTTACACTCCCTGAGATTTCTCAGACCGTCATAATAACACGTCCTGCCGGGAGAACACCTGTGCCGCCTTCAGAGAGCCTCGAAGAGCTTGCAAGACACGGTTCAACCATGTGCATATTCCTGGGTGTCCACATGATAGGGGATGTTGCAGAGAGGCTGATGAAGCACTACCCTCCTGACACCCCCGTTGCCGTGGTTAAAAGGGCCTCCTGGCCTGATGAGGAGATTGTGAGGGGCACACTGGCAGATATATCCATGAAGGTGCATGAGGCAGGTATAAAGAAGACAGCCATGATAATCGTGGGAAGGGTTCTCGATCCAGGGGAGTTCAGGGCCTCCAAGCTCTACGACGCCGGATTCAACCACGAATACAGGCCCTGA
- a CDS encoding CopG family ribbon-helix-helix protein, with protein sequence MVVVSVSLSEKLLAEIDALRDEMGFSGRSDVVRAAARLLIDEKRNMQELRGDINAVLFLIHKRNDEDMVTEIKHDYEDIISTQIHSHLKDGKCLELFIIEGESSRVRELTERFIACGRMAHIKLFTF encoded by the coding sequence ATGGTTGTGGTAAGTGTTTCACTCAGTGAAAAGCTCCTTGCGGAGATAGATGCACTTAGGGATGAGATGGGATTCTCAGGGAGATCCGATGTTGTAAGGGCTGCTGCAAGGCTTCTGATAGATGAGAAAAGAAACATGCAGGAATTGAGGGGAGATATAAACGCGGTTCTCTTTCTCATACACAAAAGAAATGACGAGGACATGGTCACAGAGATAAAACATGACTATGAGGATATAATCAGCACCCAGATACACAGTCACCTCAAGGATGGGAAGTGCCTTGAACTTTTCATAATTGAGGGAGAGTCCTCAAGGGTGAGGGAACTCACAGAGAGGTTCATTGCCTGCGGTAGAATGGCCCACATAAAGCTCTTCACGTTCTGA
- a CDS encoding metal ABC transporter solute-binding protein, Zn/Mn family: MERWKIGAIALITILSVAGMYVFTSEASEEPHQGKLIVAVTIMPQKEFVEAVAGDRAEVVVLVPEGADPHTYEPEPETLRRVSEARAYFIVGSGLEFENHYLDKIRTLNPSMRIINTSEGIEFIPSAIEDSHESAESPYDPHVWTSPRNAMVMVNNTLRGLQEIDPQHSRYYRENAATYLERLHELDMRIRMELKNRTGESILVYHPAWGYFCREYGLKQVAIEREGKEPGPATLSLIIQEARRKNIRVVIASPQFSRRNAELIADEMGARVAVVDPLGGNYTRNIEEILRALQG, translated from the coding sequence ATGGAAAGATGGAAGATAGGTGCAATTGCACTTATAACCATACTCTCGGTGGCTGGAATGTACGTCTTCACATCAGAGGCATCAGAGGAACCACATCAGGGAAAACTGATTGTTGCGGTTACAATAATGCCCCAGAAGGAGTTTGTGGAGGCAGTTGCAGGGGATCGGGCAGAGGTGGTTGTCCTGGTGCCAGAGGGCGCCGATCCCCACACCTATGAACCTGAACCAGAGACACTCAGGAGGGTGTCAGAGGCCAGAGCATACTTCATTGTTGGATCCGGCCTTGAATTCGAAAACCACTACCTTGATAAAATAAGGACACTTAACCCCAGTATGAGGATAATAAACACTTCAGAGGGGATAGAGTTTATTCCCTCAGCCATTGAAGATTCACATGAATCAGCCGAGAGCCCATACGACCCCCATGTATGGACATCACCCAGAAACGCAATGGTGATGGTGAACAACACACTGAGGGGGCTCCAGGAGATTGACCCACAGCACAGCAGATACTACAGGGAAAACGCTGCGACCTACCTTGAAAGGCTGCATGAACTGGACATGAGGATCAGAATGGAGCTTAAAAACAGAACCGGTGAGAGCATACTGGTCTACCACCCCGCATGGGGCTACTTCTGCAGGGAATACGGGTTAAAACAGGTTGCAATTGAAAGGGAGGGAAAGGAACCCGGCCCGGCAACATTATCACTGATAATCCAGGAGGCCAGAAGAAAGAACATAAGGGTTGTAATTGCATCACCACAGTTCAGCAGGAGGAATGCAGAACTCATTGCAGACGAGATGGGGGCAAGGGTTGCCGTCGTGGACCCGCTGGGGGGAAACTACACCCGAAACATTGAGGAGATACTGAGGGCGCTTCAGGGGTGA
- a CDS encoding metal ABC transporter ATP-binding protein — protein sequence MLAVEMRDVNYHVNGRPILEDINLEVPEGEILAVIGPNGGGKTTLLKLITGQIRPSSGTVKVLGKNPEDARERIGYLPQRSHFKTDFPINVLQTVLMGTYRRFEAYADDDRKRALRSLEMVGMLDYKDRKIGELSGGELQRVFLARAIVRDPDLLLLDEPTASVDPAFRTSFYNLMDDLRERMTVILVSHDIGTVTQHVDSVACLNHRLFVHGTVEEAVSCLEDAYGCPVELIAHGIPHRVLHEHREG from the coding sequence ATGCTGGCGGTTGAGATGAGGGATGTCAATTACCACGTGAATGGCAGGCCCATACTTGAGGACATCAACCTTGAGGTACCTGAAGGTGAAATCCTTGCAGTGATCGGACCCAACGGTGGGGGTAAAACAACACTACTGAAACTCATAACAGGACAGATAAGGCCATCCTCAGGGACTGTGAAGGTTCTGGGAAAAAATCCTGAGGATGCCAGGGAAAGGATTGGATACCTCCCCCAGAGGAGTCACTTCAAAACAGATTTCCCCATAAACGTCCTCCAGACAGTCCTGATGGGCACATACAGGAGATTTGAGGCATATGCAGATGATGATAGAAAAAGGGCCCTCAGATCCCTGGAAATGGTGGGGATGCTTGATTACAAGGATAGAAAAATTGGTGAGCTCTCAGGGGGAGAGCTGCAGAGGGTTTTCCTTGCAAGGGCCATTGTAAGGGACCCTGATCTTCTCCTCCTTGATGAGCCAACTGCAAGCGTTGACCCGGCCTTCAGGACCTCGTTCTACAACCTCATGGATGACCTCAGGGAGAGGATGACGGTGATCCTGGTATCCCACGATATCGGGACGGTCACACAGCACGTGGACAGTGTGGCGTGCCTGAACCACAGGCTATTCGTCCATGGGACAGTGGAGGAGGCCGTCAGCTGCCTTGAGGATGCATACGGCTGTCCAGTGGAACTCATCGCACATGGGATACCCCACAGGGTGCTCCATGAACACCGGGAGGGGTGA
- a CDS encoding metal ABC transporter permease, protein MLEILQYQFMRNAVVAAVLVSIACGIVGSYVVTKRIVSISGGISHAAFGGVGLGYLLGVNPVTAAIPFTVAAALLMGKITRKTDISEDTAIGMLWSAGMALGILFVNLSPGYAPDLFSYLFGNILMVSSTDLWTMLLLDLIIIASALLFNREFVALCFDEEYAEVLGVPADAFYLYLLSLVAISVVVLIKAAGIILVMALLTVPAAVARDFSTDMGDIMVKASITGIFAAMLGLWVSYWFNISSGAVIVLILTLLFGAARILKSLRSS, encoded by the coding sequence GTGCTTGAAATCCTCCAGTACCAGTTCATGAGGAACGCGGTGGTTGCAGCGGTACTTGTCAGCATAGCCTGCGGTATAGTTGGAAGCTATGTTGTGACCAAGAGGATAGTCTCAATAAGCGGGGGTATATCACACGCAGCATTCGGTGGTGTGGGGCTGGGGTACCTACTCGGTGTGAATCCGGTGACGGCGGCCATCCCCTTCACCGTTGCAGCCGCTCTCCTTATGGGTAAAATCACGAGAAAAACAGATATAAGTGAGGATACCGCGATAGGCATGCTCTGGTCAGCCGGTATGGCTCTGGGTATACTGTTCGTGAACCTCAGCCCTGGTTATGCCCCGGATCTCTTCAGCTACCTCTTCGGCAACATCCTCATGGTAAGCAGCACCGACCTCTGGACCATGCTCCTCCTTGACCTCATCATAATAGCAAGTGCCCTCCTTTTCAACAGGGAATTTGTGGCACTCTGCTTCGATGAGGAGTACGCAGAGGTCCTTGGCGTGCCCGCTGACGCCTTTTACCTGTACCTGCTTTCACTGGTTGCCATAAGTGTCGTTGTGCTCATAAAGGCAGCGGGCATAATACTTGTGATGGCACTGCTCACGGTTCCAGCGGCTGTTGCAAGGGACTTCAGTACCGATATGGGGGACATCATGGTTAAGGCCTCAATCACAGGGATATTTGCAGCTATGCTGGGCCTATGGGTTTCCTACTGGTTCAATATCTCATCAGGGGCCGTCATAGTCCTTATACTCACACTTCTATTTGGCGCGGCCCGGATACTGAAGTCCCTGAGGAGTTCATAA
- the rpiA gene encoding ribose-5-phosphate isomerase RpiA: MDLKRMAALRAVEEIRDGDIVGLGTGSTTHHFIVELGRRVREEELEVMGVPTSYQSMFLAAESGIGVTSLAEHDVDVAVDGADEVDPQLNLIKGGGAAHTLEKIVDSSAGRFIVIVDESKLVDRLGAFPLPVEVIPAACRPVMIRLESMGATVTLRSCEGKDGPVVTDNGNFVLDASFGAIDDPAGLEVDLNSIPGVVENGIFAGLADMVIVGTAGGVEVLRPKG, encoded by the coding sequence ATGGATCTCAAGAGGATGGCCGCCCTCAGGGCGGTTGAGGAGATAAGAGATGGGGATATCGTTGGACTTGGCACCGGTTCAACGACCCACCACTTCATAGTGGAACTTGGAAGGCGCGTCAGGGAGGAGGAACTGGAGGTTATGGGTGTACCCACATCCTACCAGTCCATGTTCCTTGCAGCAGAGTCAGGTATAGGAGTTACAAGTCTTGCAGAACACGACGTTGATGTGGCTGTTGACGGCGCAGATGAGGTGGACCCTCAACTCAACCTTATAAAGGGGGGTGGGGCTGCCCACACACTTGAGAAGATAGTTGACTCATCTGCAGGGCGCTTCATAGTTATAGTGGATGAATCAAAACTTGTTGATAGACTGGGCGCATTTCCCCTCCCTGTTGAGGTCATCCCTGCAGCCTGCAGACCCGTTATGATAAGACTTGAGTCCATGGGGGCCACTGTAACCCTCAGGTCATGTGAGGGGAAGGACGGCCCCGTTGTGACAGATAACGGCAACTTTGTCCTTGACGCATCATTCGGTGCCATTGATGACCCGGCAGGCCTTGAGGTGGATCTAAACAGCATACCAGGTGTGGTGGAGAATGGTATCTTCGCAGGCCTTGCAGATATGGTTATCGTGGGGACTGCAGGTGGTGTTGAGGTCCTCAGGCCTAAAGGGTGA
- a CDS encoding UPF0179 family protein — translation MITLIGEKLARKGSRFLFCGPAEECEDCRFRSTCIGPLEEGRLYRITDVKDRYQRCPVHLGEKVKVIEVEKSNVEALIDAKGAFEGSVISFEFPECDLECGMHDLCFPEGILGGDRCRIVKNLGKPGKQCPGGHELRRVLLKPLDKK, via the coding sequence TTGATAACTCTTATCGGTGAAAAACTTGCAAGGAAGGGGTCAAGGTTCCTCTTCTGCGGACCTGCAGAGGAATGTGAGGATTGCAGGTTCAGGTCAACATGCATAGGACCCCTCGAGGAGGGGAGGCTCTACAGGATAACCGATGTTAAGGACAGGTACCAGAGGTGCCCGGTTCATCTTGGAGAGAAGGTGAAGGTGATTGAAGTTGAAAAATCCAACGTTGAGGCACTAATAGACGCAAAGGGAGCATTTGAAGGATCGGTGATCTCGTTCGAGTTTCCTGAATGTGACCTGGAGTGCGGCATGCATGATCTCTGTTTCCCCGAGGGTATCCTGGGGGGTGACAGGTGCAGGATTGTAAAAAATCTTGGAAAACCTGGAAAACAGTGCCCCGGGGGTCATGAACTGAGAAGGGTTCTTTTGAAACCCCTGGATAAAAAATGA
- a CDS encoding NAD(P)-dependent glycerol-1-phosphate dehydrogenase: MDPRKIQLPREIHTGPGVIEDTGRICSDLRFEGRVMVVTGPRTLKIAGETAIESLQDAGFEVDQVTVGDATMASVAQVQDGLNGTSLVLGVGGGKVIDVAKMAATLEGVHFISVPTAASHDGIASPRASIRNGEGTASLEASSPIGVIADTEVIRKAPFRLLASGCADIISNYTAIMDWKLAHRLLNERYSESAAALSLMTAKMIIKSADAIKEGLEESARLAVKSLISSGIVISIAGSSRPASGSEHKFSHALDMVAPEPALHGEQCGVGTIMMMHLHGGDWRFIRDALARINAPTTAAELGIDPEYIIEALTVAHTIRKERYTILGDRGLTREAAERLAKITEVI; the protein is encoded by the coding sequence ATGGATCCAAGGAAAATTCAGCTACCAAGGGAGATACACACAGGGCCCGGTGTTATAGAGGATACCGGGAGGATATGCAGTGACCTTAGATTCGAGGGGAGGGTTATGGTGGTGACAGGCCCCAGAACCCTTAAAATTGCCGGTGAAACGGCTATTGAGAGTCTGCAGGATGCCGGGTTCGAGGTTGACCAGGTCACGGTTGGGGATGCCACCATGGCCTCGGTGGCCCAGGTCCAGGATGGCCTTAACGGCACCTCCCTTGTGCTTGGTGTGGGTGGGGGTAAGGTCATCGATGTTGCGAAGATGGCCGCCACCCTTGAGGGCGTGCACTTCATAAGTGTGCCCACCGCGGCATCCCATGATGGGATAGCGTCCCCCAGGGCATCCATAAGGAACGGTGAGGGCACAGCGTCCCTTGAGGCCTCCTCACCCATTGGTGTGATAGCAGATACCGAGGTCATAAGGAAGGCACCCTTCAGGCTCCTTGCATCTGGCTGTGCAGATATAATATCCAATTACACGGCCATAATGGACTGGAAACTTGCCCACAGGCTTCTTAATGAGAGGTACAGTGAATCAGCAGCAGCACTTTCACTCATGACAGCCAAGATGATTATAAAATCTGCCGACGCCATAAAGGAGGGCCTTGAGGAGAGCGCAAGGCTGGCTGTAAAGTCACTCATAAGCAGCGGTATAGTCATAAGCATAGCAGGGAGCAGCAGGCCTGCCAGTGGCTCGGAGCACAAGTTCAGCCACGCCCTTGACATGGTGGCACCTGAACCCGCACTCCACGGCGAACAGTGCGGGGTGGGGACCATAATGATGATGCACCTCCACGGCGGGGACTGGAGATTCATAAGGGATGCCCTGGCAAGGATAAACGCCCCAACAACAGCAGCTGAACTCGGTATCGACCCTGAATACATCATAGAGGCACTTACAGTGGCCCACACCATCAGAAAGGAAAGGTACACCATCCTTGGAGACAGGGGTTTAACCCGCGAGGCCGCTGAAAGGCTTGCAAAGATAACGGAAGTGATATGA
- the proS gene encoding proline--tRNA ligase encodes MTEFSEWFHNILEEAEIIDQRYPVKGMHVWMPHGFRIRKNTLNILKRILDRDHEEVLFPLLVPEDELAKEAIHVKGFEDEVYWVTHGGLSKLQRKLALRPTSETVMYPMFALWVRSHTDLPMRFYQIVNTFRYETKHTRPLIRVREITTFKEAHTIHATADEAEEQVERAIEIYREFFDSLGIPYLITKRPPWDKFPGSDYTMAFDTLMPDGKTLQIGTVHNLGQTFARTFEIKFENPEGEHEYVHQTCYGLSDRVIASVIAVHGDESGLCLPPEVAAHQVVIVPVIFKKAADEVMEACRDLRDSLGDAGFRVHLDDRDLRAGRKYYEWEMRGVPLRVEIGPRDLENNSAVISRRDTGEKITADLDGIQDTLRDLMNDILENLRNRAWERMESEIREAGTIEEARNIIEEKRGIISFMWCGDEECGMDVEEKVRVDILGIQEGGSGKCMNCGRDAPYRAYLARTY; translated from the coding sequence ATGACAGAGTTCAGTGAATGGTTCCACAATATTTTAGAGGAAGCCGAGATTATAGATCAGAGGTATCCGGTCAAGGGTATGCATGTATGGATGCCCCATGGATTCAGGATAAGGAAAAACACCCTTAATATCCTGAAGAGGATACTTGACAGGGACCATGAGGAGGTTCTCTTCCCGCTTCTTGTACCTGAGGATGAACTGGCAAAGGAGGCCATACACGTAAAGGGCTTCGAGGACGAGGTTTACTGGGTTACACATGGGGGCCTCAGCAAACTCCAGAGGAAACTGGCCCTCAGGCCCACAAGTGAAACCGTCATGTACCCCATGTTCGCACTCTGGGTGAGGTCACACACGGATCTACCCATGAGGTTCTACCAGATAGTTAACACCTTCAGGTATGAGACAAAACATACAAGGCCTCTGATAAGGGTACGTGAGATAACAACCTTCAAGGAGGCCCACACAATACATGCAACCGCCGATGAGGCAGAGGAACAGGTTGAAAGGGCCATAGAAATCTACAGGGAATTCTTCGACTCCCTGGGAATCCCATACCTCATAACAAAGAGGCCCCCCTGGGACAAATTCCCTGGCTCAGACTACACAATGGCCTTTGACACCCTCATGCCCGACGGCAAAACCCTCCAGATAGGAACCGTCCACAACCTTGGACAGACCTTCGCAAGGACCTTCGAGATAAAATTTGAAAACCCTGAGGGTGAGCATGAGTACGTCCACCAGACCTGTTACGGTTTATCAGACAGGGTCATAGCCTCAGTTATAGCGGTCCACGGGGATGAATCAGGTTTATGTCTACCCCCCGAGGTTGCAGCCCACCAGGTGGTTATAGTACCAGTTATATTCAAGAAGGCCGCTGATGAGGTCATGGAGGCCTGCAGGGATCTCAGGGATAGTCTTGGAGATGCAGGTTTCAGGGTGCACCTTGATGACCGTGACCTCCGGGCAGGGAGGAAATACTATGAATGGGAGATGCGCGGCGTCCCCCTGAGGGTTGAGATAGGGCCAAGGGACCTTGAAAATAATTCCGCGGTCATCTCCAGGAGGGACACCGGTGAGAAGATAACAGCAGACCTTGACGGTATCCAGGACACCCTCAGGGATCTCATGAATGACATCCTCGAAAACCTGAGAAACAGGGCCTGGGAGAGGATGGAATCAGAGATCCGTGAGGCAGGGACCATAGAGGAGGCCAGGAACATAATAGAGGAGAAGAGGGGCATAATATCCTTCATGTGGTGCGGTGATGAGGAGTGCGGCATGGATGTTGAGGAGAAGGTCCGGGTGGATATCCTTGGGATACAGGAGGGTGGAAGCGGTAAATGCATGAACTGTGGTAGAGACGCCCCCTACAGGGCATACCTTGCCAGAACCTACTAG
- the cofC gene encoding 2-phospho-L-lactate guanylyltransferase: protein MKTCAIIPVSRFAHAKTRLSPTLSPSEREGLLRAMLMDVSEALRRHVDRVLVISADADVLEYAYSLGVDILEERGRKDLNGALEQAAEFCIPEFERVMITPSDIPLIGKTDITELLHRASHFDVVIAPAKGGGTNTLIFRPGSMRLRFGDCSFFEHVSEAESRGLSVSVYDSFYLSLDVNTAEDLGEIILHGEGTHAREYLRKLSFIVRPSRGSDRLEVSRSF from the coding sequence ATGAAGACCTGCGCCATAATACCTGTTTCAAGGTTTGCACATGCAAAGACACGGCTATCCCCCACACTTTCACCGTCAGAACGGGAGGGGCTGCTCAGGGCCATGCTGATGGATGTTTCAGAGGCCCTCAGGAGACACGTTGACCGTGTGCTGGTGATCAGTGCAGATGCAGATGTCCTTGAATACGCCTACAGCCTTGGAGTCGATATACTTGAGGAGAGGGGTAGAAAGGACCTCAACGGTGCCCTGGAACAGGCTGCTGAGTTCTGCATACCCGAATTTGAGAGGGTCATGATAACACCCTCAGACATACCCCTCATAGGGAAAACCGATATCACTGAACTCCTCCACAGGGCATCCCACTTTGATGTTGTGATAGCCCCTGCCAAGGGTGGCGGGACCAACACCCTGATATTCAGGCCAGGGTCCATGAGGCTGAGGTTTGGTGACTGCAGCTTCTTTGAGCATGTGAGTGAAGCTGAGAGTAGGGGTCTCAGCGTCTCAGTGTATGACTCATTCTACCTTTCACTGGACGTTAACACAGCAGAGGACCTCGGGGAGATAATACTCCATGGAGAAGGGACCCATGCAAGGGAGTACCTCAGAAAGCTCAGTTTCATCGTGAGGCCCTCAAGGGGTTCTGACAGGCTTGAGGTTTCAAGATCATTCTAG
- the thiD gene encoding bifunctional hydroxymethylpyrimidine kinase/phosphomethylpyrimidine kinase yields MMALSIAGFDPSGGAGILADIKTFSALGVYGAGVITALTAQNVRRVSGVMAVPPEFVAEQIDLVMEDLNIVHAKTGMLYSEEIVLTVAEKIRKYDLQVVVDPVMVAASGGSLSAGGFSDALRDHLLPEALIATPNVAEAERLSGVPIRTVDDAVRAAGVLGEICDVIITGGHLGGNNVLCIDGDVSVLEGELVESRNTHGSGCSFSAATTAYLEMGLELADALRKAGDFVREAIRYGHHGTLNQFWMYGEQVSAEDLHD; encoded by the coding sequence ATGATGGCTCTTTCAATCGCTGGTTTTGATCCATCAGGTGGGGCAGGGATCCTCGCCGATATCAAGACATTCTCTGCCCTTGGAGTTTACGGTGCAGGGGTTATAACTGCACTCACTGCCCAGAACGTGAGGAGGGTTTCGGGTGTAATGGCCGTGCCCCCTGAATTTGTTGCCGAGCAGATCGACCTTGTGATGGAGGACCTGAATATAGTGCACGCCAAGACAGGTATGCTCTACAGTGAGGAGATAGTGCTGACAGTTGCAGAGAAGATCAGGAAATATGACTTACAGGTTGTTGTGGACCCTGTGATGGTGGCGGCATCCGGAGGCAGCCTATCTGCAGGTGGTTTTTCTGATGCGCTTAGAGATCATCTGCTCCCTGAGGCACTCATAGCAACACCAAATGTTGCAGAGGCAGAAAGGCTTTCAGGGGTCCCCATAAGAACCGTGGATGACGCAGTGAGGGCTGCAGGGGTCCTGGGTGAAATCTGCGATGTGATAATAACCGGGGGCCACCTGGGTGGTAATAATGTGCTCTGCATTGACGGTGACGTATCCGTCCTTGAGGGTGAACTGGTAGAGAGCAGGAACACCCATGGAAGCGGGTGCTCATTTTCAGCTGCAACCACTGCATACCTTGAGATGGGCCTTGAACTGGCTGATGCCCTTAGAAAGGCTGGGGACTTTGTAAGGGAGGCCATAAGGTACGGGCACCATGGTACCCTCAACCAGTTCTGGATGTACGGTGAACAGGTTAGTGCTGAAGACCTGCACGACTGA